A region of Allocoleopsis franciscana PCC 7113 DNA encodes the following proteins:
- a CDS encoding WD40 domain-containing protein encodes MLYSNAVTHSAYEYQVGGSLPINAPSYVVRQADSQLYDGLKAGEFCYVLNSRQMGKSSLRVRTMQRLQAEGVACAAIDITAIGTYDITPEQWYAGIIDSLVGSLNLYETFDLFSWWAEQDLLSNVQRLSKFIEEILLKLIPHNIVIFVDEIDSILSLNFNIDDFFAVIRDCYNNRADRPDFRRLTFALIGVATPSSLIQDKRRTPFNIGRAIELTGFALQEAQPLALGLAPKAHNPQSVLQAVLDWTGGQPFLTQKLCQLILKAESSIPEGQEREWVEKLVRSRLIENWEVQDEPEHLKTLRDRLFRSQQCTARLLGLYQQILQQGEIAADDSSEQMELRLSGLVVEHHGSLSIYNPIYAAVFHQTWVERALCDLRPYGEAIAAWLSSHCQDESRLLRGQALHSAQAWAAGKSLSNDDYQFLRASQELDRRDIQIALETERQAKQLLAEAQQKAELALEEERKANRILAEAQKKATQTIRTGLCGLVSSFVLAITVSVWAIPALKQAQQGVRLEQEGIKALRSFDSEEIEALLSAMEAGQKLKTMIGEYHSLNDYPALSPLWVLQSILDNIHERNQLQGHQGRVDSVTFSPDGQYIATTGEDGTVRLWNLSGKQLTQFTVAQARVKCVTFSPDGQHIATASEDGIARLWNLSGKQLAQFVGHQDKLTSVKFSPDGQHLATASEDGTARLWNLSGKPLTQFKGHIGQIWSVSFSPVRGGTSAAQGVGQRLATAGEDGTVRVWDLSGRELAQYQHSGPVSTVSFSPDGQSLVTVTGLDGTVRLWNLQKQLLAQWKGSRDLVLSASFSPDGQRIATAGVDGTTRLWDLSGQLLAELKGHQGWVYRVSFSPDGQRLATAGADGTARLWDLSGQLGRDRQQLAGWRAHWGEAWSVNFSPDGQTLASAGADGTARLWNLSGQLLARLNGHQGGINAVVFSPDGQRLATAGQDGTVRLWNLSGEALVEIKDHKRPVYSLRFSPDGQRLVSAGEDGTARLWDLNGKMLAQFVGHKEAIWSVSFSPDGHTVATAGKDGTVRLWNLFGQQLIQWRAHQDGVYSVNFSPDGQRLVTAGIDTTVRRWNLSGQELARLNTHQGGVLSASFSPDGQRIATTGQDGTVHLRLLSGLQIAQLSGHQGRVYSVSFSQNGQYLATAGRDGMIKLWRIEDLDDLLARGCDWLQDYLVTHPNTSIGCPNPNPDSVRR; translated from the coding sequence GTGCTTTATTCCAACGCCGTCACTCACTCAGCCTATGAATATCAAGTCGGAGGAAGCTTACCGATCAATGCGCCGAGTTATGTGGTGCGACAGGCAGACTCTCAATTGTATGACGGACTTAAAGCTGGGGAATTTTGTTACGTACTCAACTCCCGGCAAATGGGTAAATCTAGCTTACGGGTACGGACGATGCAGCGCCTGCAAGCCGAAGGAGTCGCTTGTGCGGCAATTGATATTACGGCGATTGGTACCTATGATATTACTCCAGAGCAATGGTATGCCGGCATCATTGATAGCCTGGTGGGGAGCCTAAATTTATATGAAACATTTGATTTATTTAGTTGGTGGGCTGAACAAGATTTGCTGTCGAATGTTCAGCGATTGAGTAAGTTTATTGAAGAAATTTTACTCAAATTAATTCCTCATAATATTGTAATTTTTGTGGATGAAATTGACAGTATTTTGAGCTTAAATTTCAATATTGATGATTTTTTCGCCGTTATTCGTGACTGTTATAACAATCGCGCCGATCGCCCCGATTTCCGACGCTTAACCTTTGCCCTAATTGGAGTCGCAACGCCCTCTAGCCTCATTCAAGACAAGCGACGCACCCCCTTTAATATTGGTCGAGCAATTGAATTAACAGGTTTTGCACTCCAGGAAGCTCAACCCTTAGCTCTTGGTTTGGCTCCAAAAGCGCACAATCCCCAAAGCGTACTGCAAGCCGTCTTGGATTGGACAGGGGGACAGCCGTTTCTCACCCAAAAACTGTGTCAGTTAATCCTCAAAGCAGAGTCTTCAATTCCAGAGGGACAGGAGAGAGAGTGGGTGGAAAAACTCGTGCGATCGCGCCTGATCGAAAATTGGGAAGTCCAGGATGAACCCGAGCACTTGAAGACACTGCGCGATCGCCTATTCCGAAGCCAACAGTGTACCGCTCGACTCCTAGGCTTGTATCAGCAAATTCTACAGCAGGGAGAAATCGCCGCCGATGACAGTTCCGAACAAATGGAATTGCGCCTGTCGGGGTTAGTCGTCGAGCATCATGGCAGCTTAAGCATTTATAATCCCATCTATGCCGCCGTTTTCCATCAAACTTGGGTGGAACGTGCCCTGTGTGATTTGCGACCCTATGGAGAAGCGATCGCAGCTTGGCTGTCCTCCCATTGCCAGGATGAATCCCGATTGCTGCGGGGACAAGCCTTGCACTCGGCTCAAGCTTGGGCGGCTGGCAAAAGCCTCAGTAATGATGATTACCAATTCTTAAGAGCCAGCCAAGAATTAGATCGGCGAGACATTCAAATTGCCTTAGAAACCGAACGGCAAGCCAAGCAGCTTCTAGCTGAGGCACAACAAAAGGCCGAACTTGCCTTAGAAGAAGAACGAAAAGCTAATCGAATACTCGCCGAAGCGCAAAAGAAGGCAACCCAGACGATTCGCACCGGGTTGTGTGGATTAGTCAGCAGCTTTGTTTTAGCGATTACAGTTTCCGTCTGGGCTATTCCCGCCCTGAAACAGGCACAGCAAGGCGTTCGCCTGGAGCAGGAAGGCATCAAGGCTTTACGTTCCTTTGATTCTGAAGAAATCGAAGCCCTCCTCTCCGCCATGGAAGCAGGACAAAAATTGAAGACCATGATTGGAGAGTATCACTCCCTGAACGACTATCCAGCCCTTAGTCCCCTGTGGGTGTTACAGTCCATTCTCGATAATATTCACGAACGAAATCAACTCCAGGGTCATCAGGGTCGAGTGGATAGCGTGACATTTAGCCCCGATGGACAGTACATCGCCACCACCGGAGAGGATGGCACTGTGCGATTGTGGAACTTGTCCGGAAAACAGCTCACTCAATTCACAGTTGCTCAGGCGAGGGTCAAATGCGTGACATTTAGCCCCGATGGACAACACATCGCCACAGCATCAGAGGATGGCATTGCCCGCCTGTGGAATCTGTCGGGAAAACAACTCGCTCAATTTGTGGGACATCAGGATAAGCTCACCAGTGTCAAATTCAGCCCGGATGGACAGCATCTCGCCACGGCATCAGAGGATGGCACTGCCCGACTATGGAATCTGTCGGGAAAACCGTTAACTCAATTTAAGGGTCATATTGGGCAAATCTGGAGTGTGAGTTTTAGCCCCGTTCGCGGGGGGACTTCTGCGGCGCAAGGAGTTGGACAGCGCCTCGCTACGGCGGGAGAGGACGGCACCGTTCGAGTTTGGGATTTATCGGGGAGAGAACTGGCTCAATACCAGCATAGTGGGCCTGTTTCTACCGTGAGTTTTAGCCCAGATGGTCAGAGTTTGGTGACTGTCACCGGATTAGATGGAACCGTGCGGCTGTGGAATTTGCAAAAGCAGTTACTCGCCCAATGGAAGGGAAGTCGAGATTTAGTCTTGAGTGCCAGCTTTAGTCCCGATGGGCAGCGTATCGCCACCGCTGGAGTTGATGGCACGACTCGCCTCTGGGATTTGTCTGGACAGCTATTGGCGGAATTAAAAGGTCACCAAGGCTGGGTTTATCGTGTCAGTTTTAGTCCTGATGGACAGCGTCTCGCTACCGCTGGAGCGGATGGTACGGCTCGACTTTGGGATTTATCTGGGCAATTAGGACGGGACCGGCAGCAGTTGGCAGGGTGGCGGGCACATTGGGGTGAGGCTTGGAGCGTTAATTTCAGTCCGGATGGGCAAACCCTAGCCTCTGCTGGAGCAGATGGTACCGCGAGATTGTGGAATTTATCGGGGCAGCTTTTAGCTCGCTTGAATGGTCATCAGGGTGGGATTAATGCTGTCGTTTTTAGCCCCGATGGGCAGCGCTTGGCGACGGCAGGGCAGGATGGCACGGTGCGGCTATGGAACTTGTCGGGAGAGGCGTTAGTGGAAATCAAAGACCATAAACGGCCTGTTTATAGCCTCCGATTCAGCCCGGATGGACAGCGTCTGGTTAGTGCTGGAGAGGATGGCACAGCCAGACTTTGGGACTTGAATGGAAAAATGTTGGCTCAATTTGTGGGTCACAAAGAGGCCATCTGGAGTGTGAGTTTTAGCCCGGATGGACACACGGTGGCAACGGCGGGAAAAGATGGCACGGTGCGACTGTGGAATCTGTTTGGACAGCAACTCATTCAATGGAGGGCGCACCAAGATGGGGTTTATAGTGTCAACTTTAGCCCCGATGGACAGCGCCTGGTTACGGCAGGAATCGACACGACGGTTCGACGGTGGAACTTATCAGGGCAGGAACTTGCTCGATTGAACACGCATCAGGGTGGAGTCTTGAGTGCCTCTTTTAGCCCGGATGGACAGCGCATCGCGACCACCGGACAAGACGGTACGGTTCATCTACGGTTATTGTCGGGGCTACAAATTGCTCAATTGAGTGGGCATCAAGGCCGAGTTTATAGTGTCAGCTTCAGCCAAAATGGACAATACTTGGCGACGGCAGGGCGGGATGGGATGATTAAGCTGTGGCGGATTGAAGATTTAGATGACTTGCTCGCTCGTGGCTGCGACTGGCTCCAAGATTACCTGGTAACTCATCCCAACACATCAATCGGTTGCCCCAATCCCAATCCTGATTCCGTTCGTAGATAG
- the recQ gene encoding DNA helicase RecQ — protein MYQLQSLEEALKHFFGYDAFRPGQRQIVEEALAQRDLLVIMPTGGGKSLCFQLPALLKPGLTVVVSPLIALMQDQVDALVDNGIGATFLNSTLSWDDVRSRELAILNGKIKLLYVAPERLLGEKFLPFLEKVRAQIGISAFAIDEAHCVSEWGHDFRPEYRQMKQLRQRYPDIPILALTATATKRVQQDILEQLTLRQPGIHIASFNRPNLYYEVQPKERHSYNQLLKKIKSHKGSGIVYCLSRRAVDEVAFRLQKDGIDALPYHAGMSDEARATNQTRFIRDDVQVMVATIAFGMGINKPDVRFVIHYDLPHNLERYYQESGRAGRDGEPAHCTLFFGAGNIRTIDYLIEQKPDPKEQRVARQQLRQVIDYAEGTDCRRTIQLRYFGERFKGNCGNCDNCRNPKPVEDWTIEAQKFLSCVARCKERFGMAHIIDVLRGSRKQKIEQYGHHLLSTYGIGKDRSADDWKMLGRSLLHQGLLDETTDGYRILKLNKLSWEVLRSQRTVEIAITQTAVAKALAEINPRSAEAEMLLERLRKLRKQIADAHSVAPYVVFADSSLRLMAQQQPQTLEAFAKISGVVTNKVNQYGDKFVSEIRAFCQEQKLPIPLPANTHMVTLQYYQQGLSVEEIAQKRGFTPRTIVTHLSELLEMKQPVDLNRLVVPERQKIILQGIQVVGESSLKTLREHVGEEYSYEEIQLVRAWWRKEKS, from the coding sequence ATGTACCAGTTGCAATCCCTGGAGGAAGCACTCAAACACTTCTTTGGTTATGATGCCTTTCGCCCAGGACAAAGACAGATTGTTGAAGAAGCGCTCGCGCAACGGGATTTACTGGTTATCATGCCCACAGGGGGCGGGAAGTCTCTGTGTTTCCAACTGCCCGCACTGCTAAAACCGGGTTTAACGGTAGTGGTATCCCCCTTGATTGCTCTAATGCAAGACCAAGTGGATGCCCTTGTGGATAATGGGATTGGGGCTACATTCCTCAATAGTACGCTGAGTTGGGACGATGTGCGATCGCGCGAACTCGCCATCCTCAACGGCAAAATCAAGTTGCTTTACGTCGCACCGGAACGCTTACTGGGGGAGAAATTTCTGCCCTTTCTGGAGAAAGTGCGGGCACAAATCGGCATTTCCGCCTTTGCCATTGATGAAGCCCACTGCGTTTCAGAATGGGGGCACGACTTCCGCCCAGAATATCGGCAGATGAAACAACTGCGCCAACGTTATCCCGATATCCCCATTCTCGCCCTCACCGCCACTGCCACCAAACGTGTGCAACAGGATATCCTGGAACAACTGACGTTGCGGCAACCGGGAATCCATATTGCCAGCTTCAACCGTCCCAACCTCTACTACGAAGTTCAACCCAAAGAACGCCACAGCTACAACCAACTCTTAAAAAAAATTAAATCCCATAAAGGCTCAGGCATTGTTTACTGTTTAAGTCGTCGTGCGGTGGATGAAGTCGCTTTTCGTCTCCAGAAAGATGGGATTGATGCATTACCCTACCATGCCGGGATGAGTGATGAAGCTAGGGCAACCAATCAAACGCGCTTCATTCGAGATGATGTGCAGGTGATGGTAGCTACTATTGCGTTTGGGATGGGTATTAACAAGCCCGATGTCCGCTTCGTCATCCATTACGACTTACCCCACAATTTAGAGCGATACTATCAGGAATCAGGACGAGCGGGACGCGATGGGGAACCTGCACATTGTACCCTCTTCTTCGGTGCTGGTAATATCCGCACCATTGATTATCTCATCGAGCAAAAACCCGATCCCAAAGAACAACGAGTTGCGCGTCAGCAGTTGCGTCAGGTAATTGATTACGCGGAAGGAACCGACTGTCGCCGCACCATTCAACTCCGTTATTTTGGCGAACGATTTAAAGGGAATTGTGGAAACTGTGATAATTGCCGTAACCCCAAACCTGTAGAAGATTGGACGATTGAAGCACAAAAGTTTCTGTCTTGCGTAGCGCGTTGCAAAGAACGTTTCGGCATGGCACATATTATTGATGTGCTCAGGGGTTCCAGAAAGCAGAAGATTGAGCAGTATGGGCATCATTTGCTCTCTACCTATGGGATTGGTAAGGATAGAAGTGCTGATGATTGGAAGATGTTGGGGCGATCGCTTTTACATCAAGGATTACTCGATGAAACGACCGATGGTTACCGTATTCTAAAGCTCAATAAATTGAGTTGGGAAGTCCTGCGAAGTCAGCGAACGGTTGAAATTGCTATTACTCAGACTGCGGTTGCTAAAGCGTTAGCAGAGATTAATCCTAGAAGCGCTGAAGCCGAAATGTTGTTGGAACGCCTACGAAAGTTACGCAAACAAATAGCTGATGCCCACTCAGTTGCCCCTTATGTTGTTTTTGCAGATTCTAGTTTGAGATTGATGGCGCAGCAGCAACCCCAAACCCTGGAAGCGTTTGCCAAAATTTCCGGGGTTGTGACGAATAAAGTTAATCAATATGGGGATAAATTTGTTTCAGAAATTCGGGCATTTTGTCAAGAGCAAAAATTACCGATTCCTTTGCCTGCTAATACTCACATGGTGACGCTGCAATACTATCAGCAAGGGTTGAGTGTTGAAGAAATTGCTCAAAAACGCGGTTTTACTCCTCGGACAATTGTGACTCATTTGAGTGAGTTACTGGAAATGAAACAGCCAGTGGATTTAAACCGATTGGTGGTTCCGGAACGGCAAAAAATTATACTTCAAGGGATTCAAGTGGTAGGTGAGAGTTCGCTGAAAACTCTTCGGGAACATGTGGGTGAGGAATATAGTTATGAGGAAATTCAACTGGTGCGAGCTTGGTGGCGAAAAGAAAAGAGTTGA
- a CDS encoding dienelactone hydrolase family protein yields the protein MNRTSTCNAQECLVSVPTGSVCLTGNLRVPDKARGVILLANGNGSNRYRSRDRYMTQVLCQAGLATLWIELLTPQEEAIDRQLRQLHFDIGLLAERVASASHWLTQHPITDNLGIGFLGTSTRSAAALMAAAQYPELIRAIVSSGGLPYLAGSALSRIKAPTLLIVGENNIPVLEMNQEALKHLHTEKQLEIIPGATHLLEDFGALENVTQLASQWFGQHLTPAHQSVLP from the coding sequence ATGAACAGGACATCAACATGCAACGCACAAGAATGCCTGGTCTCGGTCCCCACCGGCTCAGTTTGTCTGACCGGAAATCTAAGAGTGCCAGACAAAGCACGAGGAGTTATTCTGCTTGCCAATGGCAATGGCAGCAACCGATATCGTTCGCGCGATCGCTACATGACTCAAGTGTTATGTCAAGCGGGACTCGCAACTCTATGGATTGAGCTACTAACCCCCCAGGAAGAGGCAATTGATCGGCAACTCAGACAACTTCACTTTGATATTGGCCTCCTCGCCGAACGGGTGGCTAGTGCAAGCCATTGGCTGACTCAACACCCAATCACCGACAACCTGGGAATTGGCTTCTTGGGGACTAGCACAAGGAGTGCAGCGGCTTTGATGGCGGCGGCTCAATATCCAGAACTCATTCGTGCCATTGTCTCTAGCGGCGGTCTTCCTTACTTAGCTGGCTCCGCTTTATCTCGGATCAAGGCACCAACCCTCCTGATTGTAGGAGAAAATAATATCCCAGTTCTAGAGATGAATCAGGAAGCACTCAAACATCTGCATACCGAAAAACAGCTTGAAATTATTCCTGGTGCAACCCACTTATTGGAGGACTTTGGGGCGCTAGAAAATGTCACCCAGTTGGCAAGTCAATGGTTCGGGCAACATCTCACGCCAGCGCATCAATCGGTTCTACCTTAA
- a CDS encoding phosphoribosyltransferase has protein sequence MNRQFRDRTEAGQLLARKLTAYANRSDVMVLALPRGGVPVAFEVAKVLSVPLDICLVRKLGVPGHKELAMGAIAKDDVLVIDKGILEWLGISREVIEQVATIERQELQRRDRIYRGNRAIPNVQRRTVILVDDGIATGSTMRAAIATLRQHQPAQIVVAVPVASASTCRDLTTEVEKVVYVLAPEAINSISCWYANFSQTTDEEVCSLLAQANNEQTTAAPTRNIPS, from the coding sequence ATGAACAGGCAATTTCGAGACCGAACCGAAGCCGGTCAGTTGCTGGCGAGAAAACTCACAGCCTATGCCAATCGTTCAGACGTGATGGTATTGGCGCTACCCCGTGGCGGTGTCCCTGTCGCCTTTGAAGTGGCAAAAGTACTCTCAGTGCCTTTAGATATTTGCTTAGTACGGAAGTTAGGCGTACCCGGACATAAAGAGTTAGCAATGGGAGCGATCGCCAAAGACGATGTATTAGTAATTGATAAAGGGATACTCGAATGGCTGGGTATATCCAGGGAAGTGATTGAGCAGGTAGCGACGATTGAGCGGCAGGAATTACAGCGGCGCGATCGCATTTACCGAGGGAACCGCGCCATACCTAATGTACAACGACGCACTGTCATTCTCGTCGATGACGGCATTGCTACAGGTTCAACCATGCGTGCGGCAATTGCCACATTGCGACAGCATCAGCCAGCCCAGATTGTAGTGGCAGTTCCAGTGGCATCTGCTTCAACGTGCAGAGATTTAACAACAGAAGTAGAAAAGGTGGTGTATGTCCTAGCACCAGAGGCGATCAATTCCATTAGCTGTTGGTATGCCAATTTCTCGCAAACAACCGATGAAGAAGTGTGTAGTCTGTTGGCACAAGCCAATAATGAGCAAACAACGGCAGCACCCACCAGAAATATCCCCAGCTAG
- a CDS encoding YdcF family protein: MLESAWCDHSMTQWLTLKNLLSQWLMTPTLILVPLVILVGLLWLIPRRRWKRLFAGLGIILLVIYFTATSSLTVTLASQGLVAFLPEDSGETVDAMVVLGRGYPFRASRVEVAAKLWQEHRAPLIFASGAGDASETIELFTAAGIPNQALAHEDCSRTTKENAEFTAAVLQPQGVRTILLVTDPPHMLRSLLTFRHFGFQVIPRTSPLPSELTPRRKAVMVFYEYLAFVSYGLQGRLFPQSISEVTSLQLLKYNPISL, translated from the coding sequence ATGCTTGAATCCGCTTGGTGCGACCACTCTATGACCCAGTGGCTGACCTTGAAGAATTTGTTGTCTCAGTGGCTCATGACACCGACCTTAATATTAGTTCCACTGGTCATACTGGTAGGATTACTTTGGCTGATTCCACGACGGCGTTGGAAGCGTTTATTCGCTGGTTTAGGAATTATTTTATTGGTAATTTATTTTACAGCCACTTCTTCATTAACGGTTACTTTAGCCAGTCAAGGATTAGTTGCTTTTTTACCTGAAGATTCTGGTGAAACGGTGGATGCAATGGTTGTGTTAGGACGTGGTTATCCATTTAGAGCATCTAGAGTAGAAGTGGCGGCTAAACTGTGGCAAGAACATCGAGCACCTTTGATTTTTGCCAGTGGTGCGGGAGACGCTTCTGAAACCATTGAGCTATTCACCGCAGCAGGTATTCCCAATCAAGCGCTAGCTCACGAAGATTGTTCTCGCACCACGAAGGAAAATGCCGAATTTACGGCAGCAGTGCTCCAACCTCAAGGAGTTAGGACAATTTTACTTGTAACTGACCCCCCTCACATGTTGCGATCGCTCCTTACCTTTCGTCATTTTGGGTTTCAAGTCATTCCCCGTACCAGTCCCCTACCGTCAGAGCTAACGCCTAGGAGAAAAGCTGTGATGGTATTTTATGAATATTTAGCTTTTGTCAGTTATGGATTACAGGGGCGGTTGTTTCCACAAAGTATTTCTGAAGTAACCAGTCTTCAACTCCTCAAGTACAACCCAATTTCTCTTTGA
- a CDS encoding Eco29kI family restriction endonuclease gives MLEIFRIPPDLSESLIAFCSKQDCYNLQELNALKADLSQYVGVYILYYRGDFSMYELIKQANLNSCCMPIYVGKAAPSGRRTGRTTIGSTLYGRLSEHKKSIQAVDNLSVEDFQFKVAAMDIDLVSWGEAVLIRHFNPIWNWEISGFGIHDPGSGRAGQKRSVWDQLHPGRTFATKFSVANNSIDVNLLAVKIAEHCQRIKEKLGCT, from the coding sequence ATGCTAGAAATATTTAGAATCCCGCCCGATCTGTCAGAAAGTTTGATTGCTTTCTGTTCTAAACAAGATTGCTATAACCTTCAAGAACTCAATGCTTTAAAGGCAGACTTGAGCCAATATGTGGGGGTATATATCCTATATTACCGGGGCGACTTTTCCATGTACGAGCTAATTAAACAGGCGAACTTAAATTCTTGCTGTATGCCAATTTATGTAGGAAAAGCAGCTCCTAGCGGTCGTCGGACTGGGCGGACAACGATTGGTAGTACTTTGTACGGGCGTTTATCGGAGCATAAAAAATCAATTCAGGCTGTAGACAATCTTTCTGTTGAGGATTTCCAGTTCAAAGTGGCGGCAATGGACATCGATTTAGTTTCTTGGGGGGAAGCGGTTTTAATCCGCCACTTCAATCCGATTTGGAATTGGGAAATATCGGGATTTGGGATTCATGACCCCGGCAGTGGACGTGCTGGACAGAAACGTTCTGTATGGGATCAATTGCACCCAGGCCGTACTTTTGCAACCAAGTTTTCTGTAGCCAATAATTCGATTGATGTGAATCTTTTGGCGGTCAAAATTGCGGAACACTGTCAACGAATCAAAGAGAAATTGGGTTGTACTTGA
- a CDS encoding DUF4327 family protein, with protein MMHSVQYSLDVIEEEARQLVKKGLVMRQQPIYTLCQYIPGREWVCIECELERNDFLLRDPISDLLGREEWDDD; from the coding sequence ATGATGCACTCCGTTCAATATTCCCTCGATGTGATTGAAGAAGAAGCTCGTCAATTGGTTAAAAAAGGATTGGTGATGCGTCAGCAACCGATCTATACTCTGTGTCAATACATTCCTGGGCGAGAATGGGTTTGTATTGAGTGTGAGTTAGAACGAAACGACTTCTTGCTAAGAGATCCGATTAGTGACCTCTTAGGGCGTGAAGAGTGGGACGACGATTGA
- a CDS encoding DNA cytosine methyltransferase, which produces MANKILTMNSVELFTGAGGLAIGISNAGFRHQAAIERDKDACLTIRSNQQRGIQAVADWPVFQADVSQFDFTTLQVKGEIDLLAGGPPCQPFSQGGKHQGWDDSRDMFPQFFRAVRELKPKAILVENVKGLLRSSFSQYFEYIILQLTYPEIVQKPGEDWVDHLSRLERHHTVGRHDGLSYRVVFRNLNAADYGIPQKRDRVFIVGFRSDLGVEWSFPAPTHSQEAMLWEQWVTGDYWERHQVPLCERPEVPRKQCSSLYNLQSSLFPPLTKPWRTVRDAIWDLPVPGSEEGFSKVLNHVVIPGARKYPGHTGSPLDEPAKTLKAGVHGVPGGENMLAFHTGEVRYFTVREAARLQTFPDEYFFPHCWTQTMRQLGNAVPVALAEMIASSIRTHLLRVRAIQV; this is translated from the coding sequence ATGGCTAATAAAATCCTGACAATGAACTCGGTCGAACTTTTCACGGGAGCCGGGGGGTTGGCGATCGGTATATCAAATGCAGGCTTTCGTCATCAAGCTGCGATCGAACGGGACAAGGATGCCTGCTTGACAATTCGCTCTAATCAGCAGCGCGGTATCCAGGCTGTAGCTGACTGGCCTGTCTTCCAAGCCGATGTAAGTCAATTCGATTTTACGACGCTCCAAGTCAAAGGTGAAATCGACCTCCTAGCCGGAGGGCCACCCTGCCAGCCTTTCTCCCAAGGAGGCAAACACCAGGGGTGGGATGACTCGCGAGATATGTTCCCCCAGTTCTTCAGGGCTGTCCGAGAACTCAAGCCAAAGGCTATCCTGGTCGAGAATGTGAAAGGTCTGTTGCGTTCTTCTTTCAGCCAGTATTTTGAGTACATTATCCTGCAACTGACTTACCCGGAGATTGTGCAAAAGCCAGGTGAGGATTGGGTAGACCATCTATCAAGATTAGAACGGCATCATACTGTCGGTCGCCACGATGGACTGTCCTACCGCGTAGTCTTTCGCAATCTCAATGCAGCAGACTACGGCATTCCCCAAAAGCGCGATCGCGTTTTCATTGTAGGATTCCGTTCCGACTTAGGCGTAGAGTGGTCTTTCCCGGCACCAACCCATTCCCAGGAAGCAATGCTTTGGGAGCAATGGGTGACGGGTGATTACTGGGAACGGCATCAAGTTCCTCTCTGTGAGCGACCGGAAGTGCCGAGGAAACAATGCTCAAGCCTCTACAATCTCCAGTCCAGCTTGTTCCCACCCCTGACAAAGCCCTGGCGCACGGTGCGTGATGCCATTTGGGATTTACCAGTTCCAGGCAGTGAGGAAGGCTTTAGCAAGGTACTGAACCACGTTGTCATACCGGGAGCTAGAAAGTACCCCGGTCACACTGGTAGTCCCCTAGATGAACCCGCCAAAACGCTAAAGGCGGGAGTGCATGGTGTTCCTGGCGGGGAAAATATGCTGGCTTTCCACACGGGGGAGGTGCGTTATTTCACGGTGCGAGAAGCTGCCAGGTTGCAAACGTTTCCAGATGAATACTTTTTTCCTCACTGTTGGACGCAGACGATGCGACAGTTGGGAAATGCCGTTCCGGTCGCTTTGGCTGAGATGATTGCTTCTAGTATCAGAACGCATCTATTGAGAGTAAGGGCGATTCAGGTGTAG